Proteins from a genomic interval of Pseudomonadota bacterium:
- a CDS encoding DUF861 domain-containing protein, with amino-acid sequence MTCFANTPRPRHRARARADGSATTRYTAPLGDETILLLEGEVDVVNEESGEEYHLRAGDVIGLPSGVPVRWTSRAPFVK; translated from the coding sequence ATCACCTGTTTCGCCAACACACCGCGCCCCCGGCACCGGGCGCGGGCGCGCGCGGACGGTTCAGCGACCACGCGCTACACGGCGCCGCTCGGCGACGAAACCATCCTGCTGCTGGAAGGCGAAGTCGATGTCGTCAACGAGGAGAGCGGCGAGGAATATCACCTGCGCGCCGGCGACGTCATCGGCCTGCCCAGCGGCGTGCCGGTGCGCTGGACTTCGCGCGCGCCTTTCGTCAAGTAA